From Pseudoalteromonas viridis, the proteins below share one genomic window:
- a CDS encoding methionine aminotransferase: protein MTALANQHGALNLSQGFPEFDAPERLKLRLTQHVQAGMNQYAPSPGAPALQQQIALLAERKYGAQIDAAAQVTVTAGATEALFVAIQTLVRPGDEVIVFDPAYDSYAPAIELAGGRSVHIALRSPDYRIDWQQVAAAVTTKTRAIIINTPHNPSAKTLKAADMAALQALVVEYDLYVISDEVYEHITFDAQPHLSALRDPVLAARAMVVASFGKTFHCTGWKLGYCIAPEALTSEFRKIHQYVTFSCFTPAQLALADMLNEEPEHVDALADFYQHKRDLLIEALQGSRFTILPSEGSYFLLLDYSAISSLDDVGFCDYLVEAIGVAAIPLSVFYAHGSSDKVIRLCFAKEDNTLLEAAKRLCQL from the coding sequence ATGACCGCGCTGGCTAACCAGCATGGCGCACTGAATTTGTCGCAGGGTTTCCCTGAATTTGATGCCCCGGAGCGCCTGAAACTGCGCCTGACTCAGCATGTTCAGGCGGGTATGAATCAGTATGCGCCGTCGCCAGGTGCACCGGCTTTACAGCAGCAGATAGCGCTGCTGGCAGAGCGTAAATATGGTGCTCAAATTGATGCTGCGGCTCAGGTGACTGTCACCGCCGGGGCCACGGAGGCTCTGTTTGTAGCCATTCAGACGCTGGTGCGTCCGGGAGATGAAGTCATCGTGTTTGACCCGGCGTACGATTCATATGCGCCCGCCATTGAACTGGCCGGTGGTCGCAGTGTGCATATCGCGCTGCGCTCCCCCGATTACCGGATTGACTGGCAGCAAGTTGCAGCCGCTGTGACGACAAAAACGCGTGCGATTATTATCAATACACCCCACAACCCCAGTGCCAAGACATTAAAGGCTGCTGATATGGCGGCACTGCAAGCTCTGGTGGTCGAGTATGACCTGTACGTGATCAGTGACGAGGTGTATGAACACATCACCTTTGATGCGCAGCCACACTTAAGCGCACTGCGTGACCCTGTGCTGGCAGCGCGCGCCATGGTGGTGGCCAGCTTTGGTAAAACCTTCCATTGCACTGGCTGGAAGCTGGGGTATTGTATTGCGCCTGAGGCACTCACCAGTGAGTTCCGTAAAATTCATCAGTATGTGACTTTCTCTTGCTTTACACCGGCGCAGCTGGCGTTGGCTGATATGCTTAATGAAGAGCCGGAGCACGTGGATGCACTGGCTGATTTCTACCAGCATAAGCGCGATCTGCTGATTGAGGCACTACAAGGCAGTCGATTTACTATTCTACCCAGCGAGGGCAGCTACTTCCTGTTGCTGGATTACAGCGCCATTTCGTCACTGGATGATGTCGGCTTTTGTGATTATCTGGTCGAGGCCATCGGCGTTGCCGCTATTCCGCTCAGTGTGTTTTATGCACACGGTAGCTCAGATAAAGTGATCCGTTTGTGTTTTGCCAAAGAAGATAACACCTTACTGGAGGCGGCGAAGCGATTATGTCAACTTTAA
- the mtnC gene encoding acireductone synthase translates to MIKAILTDIEGTITRISFVKEILFPYAADKLPEFVTQHADTPEVRTQLDAVRTELGEPQASLERVITSLLNWIAEDKKITSLKQLQGMIWQYGYQNGDFTGHIYPDAYQFLCAEHDAGKALYVYSSGSVQAQQLLFAHSDYGDMRPMFSGYFDTRVGAKQQPEAYQTIVSQLSFAAHEILFLSDVVAELDAAKAAGMQTLQLWRDGQPRAQAHPFIEDFSQYHAQESQ, encoded by the coding sequence ATGATCAAAGCCATTCTGACCGATATAGAAGGCACTATTACGCGCATCTCTTTTGTTAAAGAGATCCTGTTTCCCTATGCTGCTGACAAGCTGCCCGAATTCGTGACGCAACACGCCGACACCCCAGAAGTTCGTACGCAGCTGGATGCCGTGCGCACTGAACTGGGCGAGCCGCAGGCCTCGCTGGAACGCGTGATAACGTCACTGCTCAACTGGATAGCCGAAGATAAGAAAATTACTTCGCTGAAGCAACTGCAAGGCATGATCTGGCAATATGGCTATCAGAACGGCGATTTTACCGGCCATATCTATCCGGATGCATACCAGTTTTTGTGTGCCGAGCATGATGCGGGAAAAGCACTCTATGTTTACTCTTCCGGCTCGGTACAGGCGCAGCAACTGCTGTTTGCCCATTCAGACTATGGCGATATGCGACCCATGTTCAGCGGTTATTTTGATACCCGGGTGGGTGCCAAACAGCAACCCGAAGCCTATCAGACCATTGTCAGCCAGCTCTCCTTTGCAGCGCATGAAATACTCTTTCTGAGCGACGTCGTAGCCGAGCTGGATGCAGCTAAAGCCGCTGGTATGCAAACCCTGCAATTGTGGCGTGACGGACAGCCACGCGCCCAGGCGCATCCTTTTATAGAAGATTTCAGCCAATATCATGCACAGGAGTCACAATGA
- a CDS encoding amidohydrolase has product MSTLTVALVQQAIEWLAPEHNFAQLDAQLSAQQAQLSGCDLIVLPETFATGFALAEPCAESPHHGEALAFLQRQAQRWQAVVAGSVLVAQGEKKANRFYWCWPDGTVRHYDKRHLFCLGKEGEHVIAGQERVVFEVNGFRILPQVCYDLRFPVFQRNRNDYDLMINVANWPAARRRIWDTLLQARAIENQCYVVGCNRVGDDGYGTAHNGGTAAYDFTGALLASAPDNQADVLVVNLEKAPLEAFKQGFPAHLDADAFALQ; this is encoded by the coding sequence ATGTCAACTTTAACCGTCGCTCTGGTGCAGCAGGCCATTGAGTGGCTGGCACCTGAGCACAATTTTGCTCAGCTGGATGCGCAGCTGAGTGCCCAACAGGCGCAGCTCAGCGGCTGCGATTTGATTGTGTTACCGGAAACCTTTGCAACCGGTTTTGCGCTGGCGGAGCCTTGTGCAGAATCGCCACATCACGGCGAGGCACTGGCTTTTTTGCAGCGTCAGGCACAGCGCTGGCAGGCGGTTGTAGCAGGCAGCGTGTTAGTCGCACAGGGTGAGAAAAAAGCCAATCGTTTCTACTGGTGCTGGCCGGATGGCACAGTGCGCCATTACGATAAGCGCCATTTGTTTTGTCTGGGCAAAGAGGGAGAGCATGTGATTGCCGGACAGGAGCGGGTGGTGTTCGAGGTCAATGGCTTTCGGATCTTACCTCAGGTGTGTTACGACCTGCGTTTTCCAGTATTCCAGCGTAACCGCAATGACTATGACCTCATGATCAATGTGGCCAACTGGCCTGCTGCTCGCCGTCGCATCTGGGATACGCTATTGCAGGCCAGGGCGATTGAAAATCAGTGTTATGTAGTGGGTTGTAATCGGGTTGGGGATGACGGTTATGGCACGGCGCACAATGGTGGCACGGCGGCCTATGATTTTACCGGCGCCTTACTGGCAAGTGCCCCGGATAATCAAGCTGATGTGCTGGTGGTGAACCTGGAAAAAGCGCCGCTGGAGGCTTTTAAGCAGGGCTTTCCCGCCCATCTCGATGCCGATGCATTTGCCTTGCAATAA
- a CDS encoding methyl-accepting chemotaxis protein produces the protein MSDLSHFFKSLNLTQKLISAFLLVALIPTAIIITMTLMQSSDAMTRQVYAQLGAVGEIKESAIERHFSGVQDELVSLAVNPYVKQAATEFIQAYGEVDDTVAVPASLQSFYRDQFAPRFKSLNEQAAPPAILLSELSPQGITLQTRYLADNPHPLGEKLNLFSSGAGDAYDRVHQQHHAFFSKIAEVYEFYDVFIVDNLSGNIIYSVYKESDFATSLLYGPYAQSNIAEAFKAGRELTREGEIAFVDYQQYLPSYNAPASFVAAPLIINGQAPATLIVQLSIDALNAIMTERQGLGESGETYLVGPEGLMRSDSFLDPVHHSVTASFRHPDKGTVNTEAFKLAMQGQQGQKVVLDYNGNPVLSAYTSVDIFNVRWALLAEIDVAEAFAPINTLRTQLLIVLGACVLMIVLAAFWFARTLTRPVHALVNTIRKVEQEGDFALRTEINTLDEIGRCGQAFNSLLDALQLSISETNRVMDRMAAGRFDDRISVPCKGELDSLKRATNDCAQSLQSALSDIGQVIHAMSQGQFDKQLESEMCGDLATLKSHINSSMHSINATMTEIVSVMSDMEQGHFQGQVQVEAQGSLQQLKVSVNNSVSSVAGAIDGLAAMMSALRQGDFSQRLELPLRGQLEELKEDTNSSVQNLAAIIEDIGHTMAAVSEGDFKQAVSTPAQGQLGELKEHINVSVRSVDEAISEISSVMMAISHGRFDRTINSPMLGQLDTLKADINHSVNNLSRVIEELASVMSAMSQGDFTIQIESDLQGQLLQLKQDVNTSTTTVSDAINEVTRVLGALAKGQLNEQINGHYEGVFETLQRDVNATIAKLTEVIEGIQYAAGQVTQSDGEIAASNTEISQRTEEQAANLEEASASTGHMLEELTLVAKQSGTAVELASNAETIAKEGGSLSQDTVAAIGEVNRASKDINEIVSVIDALAFQTNLLALNAAVEAARAGENGRGFAVVANEVRELAGRSAASAKQIKEIIANSNEKVEQGTQLANDSGDKLNQIVEAVADVSQNIVKINMSTTTQQQSIKEVDIVVQRLTDLIQENSAITEETMAAARQMAEQANAMRELLGYFEIASHPQSASAQPEQELLIHSYNAS, from the coding sequence ATGTCTGATCTCAGCCACTTCTTTAAGTCACTTAACCTGACACAAAAATTGATCTCGGCCTTTTTACTGGTTGCCCTGATCCCGACCGCCATCATCATCACCATGACCCTGATGCAATCATCCGACGCCATGACCCGTCAGGTGTATGCCCAACTGGGCGCGGTAGGCGAAATTAAAGAAAGCGCCATAGAGCGTCATTTCAGCGGCGTACAGGACGAGCTGGTTTCACTGGCGGTAAACCCCTATGTGAAACAAGCCGCCACAGAGTTTATCCAGGCCTATGGCGAAGTCGATGATACCGTTGCCGTCCCAGCCAGCCTGCAAAGCTTTTATCGCGACCAGTTTGCCCCCCGCTTTAAATCACTGAATGAGCAGGCCGCACCACCAGCGATATTGTTATCGGAATTGTCCCCTCAGGGGATCACGCTGCAAACCCGCTATCTGGCCGACAACCCGCACCCGCTGGGCGAAAAACTCAATCTGTTTAGCAGCGGGGCAGGCGATGCCTATGATCGGGTCCACCAGCAGCACCATGCCTTCTTCAGTAAAATTGCCGAAGTCTACGAGTTTTACGATGTCTTTATCGTGGATAATCTGAGTGGCAATATCATTTACTCAGTGTACAAAGAGAGCGACTTTGCCACCTCTTTACTCTATGGCCCCTACGCACAAAGCAACATTGCCGAGGCTTTCAAGGCCGGGCGTGAATTAACCCGCGAAGGGGAAATCGCCTTTGTGGATTACCAGCAATACCTGCCTTCTTATAACGCCCCTGCCAGCTTTGTTGCTGCGCCACTGATCATCAATGGTCAGGCACCAGCCACCCTCATTGTTCAGCTTTCGATAGACGCCCTAAATGCCATTATGACAGAGCGTCAGGGATTGGGAGAAAGCGGCGAGACTTACCTGGTTGGCCCGGAAGGCCTGATGCGTTCTGACTCTTTTCTGGACCCGGTTCATCACTCAGTGACGGCCTCGTTTCGCCACCCGGACAAAGGCACAGTAAACACGGAAGCCTTCAAGCTGGCCATGCAGGGACAGCAAGGACAAAAGGTGGTACTCGACTACAACGGTAACCCGGTGCTGTCGGCTTATACTTCGGTGGACATATTCAACGTGCGCTGGGCGTTACTGGCAGAAATTGACGTAGCTGAGGCCTTTGCCCCGATCAATACCTTACGGACTCAGTTGCTAATAGTGCTGGGTGCTTGTGTGCTGATGATAGTGCTGGCTGCTTTCTGGTTTGCACGTACCCTGACCCGTCCGGTGCACGCACTGGTGAATACCATTCGCAAGGTAGAGCAAGAAGGCGACTTCGCGCTGCGCACTGAGATCAATACTCTGGACGAAATTGGTCGCTGTGGCCAGGCGTTTAACTCCCTGCTGGACGCCCTTCAGCTGTCTATTTCAGAAACCAATCGGGTGATGGACCGGATGGCGGCCGGGCGCTTTGATGACAGGATCAGCGTGCCTTGTAAAGGCGAACTGGATAGCCTCAAACGCGCCACCAATGATTGCGCGCAGAGCCTGCAAAGTGCACTGAGCGACATAGGTCAGGTGATCCATGCCATGTCACAGGGCCAGTTTGATAAACAGCTGGAATCCGAGATGTGTGGCGATCTGGCCACCCTGAAATCCCATATCAACAGCTCAATGCACTCTATCAATGCCACCATGACGGAAATTGTCAGTGTAATGTCGGATATGGAGCAAGGCCATTTTCAGGGACAAGTTCAGGTTGAAGCGCAGGGCAGCCTGCAACAGCTCAAAGTGAGCGTGAACAACTCAGTGAGCAGCGTTGCCGGTGCCATTGATGGACTGGCAGCCATGATGAGTGCGTTGCGTCAGGGCGACTTTAGCCAGCGCCTGGAATTACCACTGCGCGGCCAATTGGAAGAACTCAAAGAAGACACCAACTCCAGCGTACAAAACCTGGCAGCCATTATTGAAGACATCGGCCATACCATGGCGGCGGTCAGTGAGGGCGACTTTAAACAGGCCGTCTCGACGCCCGCGCAGGGCCAGCTGGGGGAATTAAAAGAGCACATTAATGTGTCGGTACGCAGTGTCGACGAAGCCATCAGCGAAATTTCCTCAGTGATGATGGCCATCAGCCATGGCCGCTTCGATAGAACCATTAATTCGCCCATGCTGGGCCAGCTGGACACCCTCAAAGCCGATATCAATCATTCAGTGAATAACCTCAGTCGTGTGATTGAAGAGCTGGCCAGTGTGATGTCAGCCATGAGTCAGGGTGATTTTACCATTCAAATAGAATCCGACCTGCAGGGGCAGCTGTTACAACTCAAGCAAGACGTGAACACGTCGACCACCACAGTTTCCGACGCCATCAATGAAGTTACCCGGGTGCTGGGAGCACTGGCCAAAGGACAGCTTAACGAGCAGATCAATGGCCACTATGAAGGTGTTTTTGAAACCCTGCAGCGCGATGTGAATGCCACCATTGCCAAACTGACCGAAGTGATTGAGGGGATCCAGTATGCGGCAGGCCAGGTTACGCAAAGTGATGGTGAAATTGCCGCCAGCAACACCGAGATCAGCCAGCGCACTGAAGAGCAGGCAGCTAACCTGGAAGAAGCCAGTGCCAGCACCGGTCACATGCTGGAGGAGCTGACTCTGGTGGCCAAACAATCCGGCACCGCCGTGGAGCTGGCCAGCAATGCCGAGACCATCGCCAAAGAAGGTGGCTCGCTGTCGCAGGACACGGTCGCTGCCATTGGTGAAGTCAACCGGGCCAGCAAAGACATCAACGAAATAGTGTCAGTGATTGATGCACTGGCGTTCCAGACCAACTTGCTGGCCCTGAACGCCGCCGTCGAGGCCGCCCGGGCCGGCGAAAATGGTCGTGGCTTTGCGGTGGTTGCCAACGAAGTGCGCGAGCTCGCCGGTCGCAGTGCCGCCTCTGCTAAGCAAATTAAAGAGATCATTGCCAACAGCAACGAGAAAGTGGAACAAGGCACCCAGCTGGCAAATGATTCGGGTGATAAGCTCAATCAAATAGTCGAAGCCGTTGCCGATGTCAGTCAGAACATAGTGAAAATCAATATGTCGACCACCACACAGCAACAGTCAATCAAAGAGGTAGATATCGTGGTGCAACGCCTCACCGACCTAATTCAGGAAAACTCGGCCATCACGGAAGAAACCATGGCTGCGGCGAGACAAATGGCGGAGCAAGCCAATGCAATGCGTGAACTGCTGGGCTATTTTGAAATTGCGTCACATCCGCAAAGCGCCTCAGCACAGCCCGAGCAGGAATTACTGATCCACAGTTACAACGCCTCATAG
- a CDS encoding amidohydrolase family protein has protein sequence MTLLKSPLAIAIGAAMIGLSTPSVAATTDKAEAASTKEWSVLNPPGDKQTITIDTNETTWSNLDVSPDGKSIIFDMLGDIYVMPINGGKATAITSDRAWNFQPKFSPDGTKIAFISDREGAENLWVMDIDGSNMRQVSDESHNLLHNPAWSPDGQYIAVKQGQVTGRTIPGGSIRMYHISGGKGVVVRDRLHGAKSQKNIAEPAFSTDGKKLYYSVDATPGVRWEYNKNALGSVFEIRSWDLATGEEETVIRGSGGAIRPTPSPDGKSLAFVKRIENGKVMQSALYIKDLKSGIETEIFAGLDRDLQEANGAQGNTPAFAYTPDGKALVFWAGGVFHKVDIASKQAKVIPTRVVAEKEITPALKFAVDVAPDTFKVKLARWSQISPDGKTALFQALGHLYTKDIASGKVRRVTTQNDHFEFYPSFSRDGKYIVYTSWDDQDLGAVRVVSASGGKGRVITQDPGHYINPSFSPDGKHVLYRKVTGGYLLSGDWSMEPGIYLTSAKGGEAKRIIKRGDNPHFGAEKDRIYFSVMSDETHRELKSVDLNGEKERSHFKGDYIFDYRVSPDGNYVAFIENFNTFVAPFTSTGKTLSINKGSKSFPVQQVSKYSGDFLNWKADSSALTWAFGPTLYQRKLTDTFAFLQGAAAEAAPLTAEGIDLSFEKKADKPEGILALVGGKVVTMRNADEQQEIIEDGVVLIEENRIIAVGTRSEIEIPSKAKVMDITGKTVIPGLVDAHAHGSYGSHNLQPEQNWNQLSNVSFGVTTIHDPSNDSNEVFSMAELQRAGLTVAPRIYSVGRILYAGNAPGYKTPISNLEDAQFHVKRLKDAGAITVKSYNHPRRDTRQQVLEAAKQMEIMVVPEGGSKFQQNMNMIIDGHTGLEHALPIPNIYSDVTQMWSQTKAGFTPTFNVAYGGIKGEDYFYDTTDVWKNERLASFVPDYILNPRSVRREKAPEHHYNHINAAKSAKQLRDKGVTVHIGAHGQREGLGAHWELWSMAQGGFTPWEALRSGTIDGAKYLAMDHDIGTIEKGKLADLVIIDGDVLNDIRESEKVAYTVLNGRIYDAATMNETGNYNVKRQPLFFENGSKTPMHPATEAYMEEKAHKYHWKH, from the coding sequence ATGACACTACTTAAATCGCCGCTGGCCATTGCCATCGGCGCCGCCATGATTGGCCTGAGCACGCCCAGCGTAGCAGCCACCACAGATAAAGCAGAAGCTGCCAGCACTAAAGAGTGGAGCGTGCTGAACCCGCCGGGTGACAAGCAAACCATTACCATAGACACCAATGAAACCACCTGGAGTAACCTGGATGTCAGCCCCGATGGCAAATCCATTATCTTCGATATGCTGGGCGACATTTACGTCATGCCTATTAACGGTGGTAAAGCAACGGCGATCACCAGCGACAGAGCCTGGAACTTCCAGCCTAAGTTCTCGCCGGATGGCACTAAAATTGCGTTCATTTCAGACCGTGAAGGCGCTGAAAACCTGTGGGTAATGGACATTGACGGCAGCAACATGCGCCAGGTGTCTGATGAGTCTCACAACCTGCTGCATAACCCGGCCTGGTCACCGGATGGCCAGTACATCGCGGTAAAACAAGGTCAGGTCACCGGTCGTACTATTCCAGGTGGTTCAATCCGTATGTACCACATTTCAGGTGGTAAAGGTGTGGTGGTACGCGATCGTTTGCACGGTGCAAAATCACAGAAGAATATTGCCGAGCCAGCCTTTTCTACCGATGGTAAGAAGCTCTACTACTCAGTGGATGCGACCCCTGGCGTACGCTGGGAATACAACAAAAACGCACTGGGTTCGGTATTTGAGATCCGCTCCTGGGATCTGGCCACCGGTGAAGAAGAAACCGTGATCCGTGGCTCAGGCGGTGCAATTCGCCCAACGCCAAGCCCGGACGGTAAATCACTGGCATTCGTAAAGCGTATTGAAAATGGCAAGGTCATGCAAAGTGCCTTGTACATCAAAGATCTGAAGTCAGGTATCGAAACCGAGATCTTTGCTGGTCTGGACCGGGATCTGCAAGAAGCCAATGGTGCACAGGGTAACACCCCGGCATTCGCTTACACACCGGATGGCAAAGCATTGGTTTTCTGGGCCGGTGGTGTCTTCCACAAAGTGGACATCGCCAGCAAACAGGCGAAGGTGATCCCAACCCGCGTAGTAGCTGAAAAAGAGATTACCCCGGCACTGAAGTTTGCTGTTGATGTGGCACCGGATACCTTCAAGGTCAAACTGGCGCGTTGGTCACAAATTTCTCCGGACGGTAAAACCGCCCTGTTCCAGGCGCTGGGCCATTTGTACACCAAAGACATTGCCTCTGGTAAAGTGCGCCGTGTAACAACACAAAACGACCACTTTGAGTTCTACCCAAGCTTCTCACGCGATGGTAAGTACATCGTATACACCAGCTGGGACGATCAAGACTTAGGCGCCGTGCGCGTTGTTTCGGCCAGTGGCGGTAAAGGCCGGGTGATCACTCAGGATCCGGGTCACTACATCAACCCGAGCTTCTCTCCAGATGGTAAACACGTGCTGTATCGCAAAGTGACCGGTGGCTACCTGCTCAGCGGTGACTGGTCAATGGAACCAGGCATCTACCTGACCAGTGCCAAAGGTGGCGAAGCCAAGCGCATTATCAAACGAGGTGACAACCCACACTTTGGGGCGGAAAAAGACCGCATCTATTTCAGCGTGATGAGCGATGAGACACACCGCGAACTGAAATCCGTTGACCTCAATGGTGAAAAAGAGCGTTCACACTTCAAAGGCGACTACATTTTTGATTACCGCGTCTCGCCAGACGGTAACTACGTGGCATTCATCGAGAACTTCAATACCTTTGTTGCCCCGTTCACCAGCACAGGCAAAACCCTGTCTATCAACAAAGGTTCTAAATCTTTCCCGGTGCAACAAGTCTCTAAATACTCGGGTGATTTCCTGAATTGGAAAGCAGACAGCAGCGCCCTGACCTGGGCCTTTGGTCCAACTTTATATCAACGTAAGCTGACCGACACCTTTGCCTTTTTACAAGGTGCCGCGGCCGAAGCCGCACCATTAACTGCCGAAGGCATCGACCTGAGCTTTGAGAAAAAGGCCGACAAACCAGAGGGCATTCTGGCCCTGGTTGGTGGTAAAGTCGTGACCATGCGCAATGCCGATGAGCAGCAAGAGATCATCGAAGATGGTGTCGTATTGATTGAAGAAAACCGCATTATCGCAGTGGGCACCCGCAGCGAAATCGAGATCCCAAGCAAAGCCAAAGTCATGGACATCACGGGCAAAACCGTGATCCCAGGTCTGGTCGATGCCCACGCCCACGGCAGTTATGGCAGCCACAACCTGCAACCTGAGCAAAACTGGAATCAGCTGTCGAATGTGAGCTTTGGTGTGACCACCATTCACGATCCGTCGAATGACTCCAACGAAGTATTCTCTATGGCGGAATTACAACGTGCCGGCCTGACCGTCGCGCCGCGTATTTACTCCGTAGGCCGGATCCTCTATGCCGGTAATGCACCTGGCTACAAAACGCCGATCAGCAACCTGGAAGATGCGCAATTCCACGTTAAGCGTCTGAAAGACGCCGGTGCTATCACAGTTAAGAGCTACAACCACCCACGTCGTGATACCCGTCAGCAAGTGCTGGAAGCGGCAAAACAGATGGAAATCATGGTGGTACCGGAAGGCGGTTCTAAGTTCCAGCAGAACATGAACATGATCATCGACGGCCACACCGGTCTTGAGCACGCCCTGCCAATCCCGAACATTTATTCGGACGTTACGCAAATGTGGAGCCAGACCAAAGCCGGCTTTACGCCAACCTTTAACGTGGCCTATGGCGGTATTAAAGGGGAAGACTACTTCTATGACACCACAGATGTATGGAAGAATGAGCGTCTGGCAAGCTTTGTTCCGGACTACATTCTGAACCCGCGCTCTGTACGTCGTGAAAAAGCACCTGAGCACCACTACAACCATATCAATGCGGCGAAATCTGCCAAGCAGCTGCGCGACAAAGGCGTGACCGTGCACATTGGTGCACACGGTCAGCGTGAAGGCCTGGGCGCCCACTGGGAGTTGTGGTCCATGGCACAAGGTGGCTTTACGCCTTGGGAAGCACTGCGCAGCGGCACCATCGACGGTGCAAAATACCTGGCGATGGATCACGATATCGGCACCATCGAAAAAGGTAAGCTGGCTGACTTAGTGATCATCGACGGTGATGTCCTGAATGACATCCGCGAATCAGAAAAAGTCGCCTACACCGTTCTGAATGGCCGCATCTATGATGCCGCAACCATGAACGAAACCGGCAACTACAATGTGAAGCGCCAGCCGCTGTTTTTCGAAAATGGTAGCAAAACGCCGATGCATCCGGCGACCGAAGCTTACATGGAAGAAAAAGCACACAAATATCACTGGAAACACTAA
- a CDS encoding methylthioribulose 1-phosphate dehydratase produces MQSAQAKHALIDAGRWLSAQGWVPATGGNFSIRTEQGFVVTASGHDKGALQPEHFLEFDARGSHISGAGKPSAETDLHLALYALSPDTHCILHTHSVAATVLSRLTEPHSLEISGYEMQKALNGFTSHLEALAIPVFDNDQDIPALARRVTEYHSHTPIRHGVLIRGHGLYAMGADMSETRRHIEALEFLFNCELTRRQLEKNA; encoded by the coding sequence ATGCAATCAGCACAAGCGAAACATGCTCTCATAGACGCCGGACGTTGGCTCAGCGCACAAGGCTGGGTGCCGGCAACCGGAGGCAATTTTTCCATTAGAACAGAGCAAGGCTTTGTTGTCACGGCCAGTGGTCATGACAAAGGCGCACTGCAACCCGAGCACTTTCTGGAGTTTGATGCCCGGGGCTCACACATCAGTGGCGCCGGTAAACCCTCAGCTGAGACCGACCTGCACCTGGCTCTGTATGCGCTCAGCCCTGACACCCACTGCATCTTACATACCCACTCCGTAGCCGCGACCGTGTTATCACGCCTGACTGAGCCACACAGCCTGGAGATCAGTGGCTACGAAATGCAAAAAGCACTCAATGGCTTCACCAGTCATCTTGAAGCGCTGGCGATCCCCGTGTTCGATAACGATCAGGATATTCCCGCCCTGGCACGCCGGGTGACGGAGTACCATTCTCACACCCCGATCCGCCATGGGGTATTGATCCGCGGCCATGGGCTGTATGCCATGGGCGCAGATATGAGCGAAACTCGTCGTCATATCGAAGCACTGGAGTTTTTGTTTAACTGCGAACTGACGCGCCGACAACTGGAAAAAAACGCATGA
- a CDS encoding 1,2-dihydroxy-3-keto-5-methylthiopentene dioxygenase produces the protein MSQLSVFHEDHPDNLEFHTETHDQIAATLAQVGVRFEQWQAAYEISQATSHEDILAAYEQDITRLKVQDGYQTVDVISLPKGHPDAPVMRQKFLFEHTHSEDEVRFFVQGQGLFCLHIGERVYQILCQQGDLISVPANTPHWFDMGSDPEFTAIRLFNNEQGWVAQSTDNPIAERFPLLG, from the coding sequence ATGAGCCAGTTAAGCGTTTTTCATGAAGATCACCCGGATAACCTTGAGTTCCACACTGAAACACATGACCAGATAGCCGCTACACTGGCACAAGTCGGTGTCCGCTTTGAGCAATGGCAGGCCGCTTATGAGATAAGCCAGGCGACCTCACACGAAGATATTCTTGCCGCCTATGAGCAGGATATTACACGCCTGAAAGTCCAGGATGGCTATCAGACCGTGGATGTGATCTCCTTGCCTAAAGGTCATCCCGACGCGCCCGTTATGCGCCAGAAGTTTCTCTTTGAGCACACCCACAGTGAAGATGAAGTACGTTTCTTTGTCCAGGGTCAGGGATTATTTTGCCTGCATATCGGTGAGCGGGTTTATCAGATATTGTGCCAGCAGGGCGACTTGATCTCAGTACCTGCCAACACGCCACACTGGTTTGATATGGGCAGCGATCCCGAGTTTACGGCGATCCGGCTGTTCAATAATGAGCAGGGCTGGGTGGCACAAAGCACCGACAACCCCATCGCTGAGCGCTTCCCGTTACTGGGTTAA